CGGACAGATAATTATTGAAGTCATCCCCGAATTAGAAATAATTATTGGTCAACAATCACCAGTACCAGAATTATCAGGAAGTGCTGCCCAAAATAGATTTAATTCATTGTTCCAAAAGTTTACACAAGTCTTTACCAGTGCTGAACATCCCTTAGTGATGTTTTTAGATGATTTGCAATGGGCAGATTCGGCATCGCTGAAGTTAATGCAGTTATTAATGACTGATACAAGTCATCTTTTCCTAATTGGTGCATATCGTGATAACGAAGTCAATTCGGGACATCCATTTATATTGACCTTGGGTGAAATTGCTAAAACACAAGCAACGATTAATACAATTACTTTAGCACCATTGAGTCAAACAAAAGTGAATCAGTTAGTTGCTGACACACTTAAATGTCCAGAAGATTTAGCATGGTCTCTTTCTCAATTAATATATCAAAAAACTCAAGGTAATCCGTTTTTTGCCACACAGTTTCTCAAAGCACTATACGAAGATAAGCTGATTCAATTCACTCCCCCAACTCCCCCCTTGGTAAGGGGGGGGTGGCAATATAACATTGCCCAAGTGAATCAGCAAGCAGTTACAGATGATATTGTAGTCTTCATGGCAAAACAATTGCAAAGACTGCCATCATCATCTCAAAAGGTGTTGCAATTAGCAGCTTGTATTGGCAATCAATTTGATTTAGCAACTTTAGCCATTATTTCAGAACAATCAGAAATCGATACATCTGCTGATTTGTGGAAAGCTTTACAATCAGGGCTAGTTTTACCAATTAGCGATACTTATAAGTTCTATCAACAAGAGTCATTTGTTAATAGTCAAGATGAACAAAAACAAATGCTCAGTGACAATGAACAAATAACAGTTTCTTATAAATTTTTACACGATAGAGTCCAGCAAGCTGCTTATTCCCTGATTCCCGATGAACAAAAAACAGTAACTCATCTCAAAATTGGACAATTACTGCTACAAAATTTATCCCAAATAGAGCTTGATGAAAAACTGTTTGATATTGCCATGCATTTGAATTTAGGACAAGAGTTCATTACTCAAGTGAGCGAACGAGAAGTACTTGCTCAACTGAACTTTAAAGCTGGAGTTAAAGCCAGAAATTCTACAGCCTACGCAGCAGCAAGGGTTTATTTGCAAACGGGGATAAAGTTATTACAGACAAATTGTTGGCAAAATCAGTATGAATTGACTCTAAATCTGTATGCTACGGCTGCCGAAGTTGCTTCTTTGAATGGTGATTTTGATGGCATGGAACAGCTAGCTACAATAATTTTGCAAAAAGCCCAGACGATTTTAGACAAAGTGAAAATCTATGAAATTAAGATTGCTGCCCAGACAGCCCAGAGTCAGACGTTGGAAGCTATTGCCATAGCGAGAGATGTACTAGGACAATTAGGAGTTGAATTCCCCACCGAAGTTGATGAAGCCAAGATTGACAAAGCCTTACAAGCCGTTGCTAGCCAGCTTCAGGGCAGACAGATTGCGGAACTGCTTGATTTGCCAGTTATGAGCGATCGCACAGCCCAAGCCGCGATGCAACTGTTAGGAACATTGTTTGCACCAGTTTTATTAGGAATACCAGGTTTAATGCCCTTCCTGAGCGCGACGATGGTGAATTTATCGCTTCAGTTTGGCAATGCACCGGCATCAACAGTGGGGTATGTGATTCACGGGATGGTGCTGTGTACCTTTTTGGGAGAAGTTGAAAATGGCTACAATTTTGGTAAATTAGCGCTCTCCTTACTAGAGCGGTTCAATACACCCGAACTTAAGTCCGTAACTCTACATCTATTTGGAGCTTACATTCAGCATCAACAAGAACCATTGAGGGCAACGAGACTGACACTGAAAGATGGCTATACGGCTGGTATGGACACTGGTGATTTTATCTACGGTGGCTATAACTTATCATGTGATAGCCATGCCAGCTTTTTTGCTGGGGTGGAACTGGATACTTGCGAACCTGAACGAGCAGCTTATAGCGTCACTTTGGCTCAGATGAAACAATTTTCTGCTCTGGTTTATTTCGGCATAACGTGGCAAACAGTTAAGAATTTGAGGGAAACTGTAAGTCAACCAGATTGCTTAATTGGTGAGTCCTACGATGAAACGGTGATGATTCCGAAGCACCATCAGGATCATGAACTCACTGCGATCGCTACTGCTTATATCTATAAACTGCTGCTGGCTTACACTTATGGCAATTATCAGGTTGCGCTTAACTACATTGGTCAAGCCAATCCGTATTTGATGTCAACATCGGGATTAATTTATTTTCCCATTTTCCATTTTTATGCAGCACTGACGCATCTAGCACTCTTCCCCACACAGTCAGAACCAGAGCAAGCTGAAATTCTTACCCAAGTGGAAACCCATCAAACAACTCTCCACCAGTGGGCGAAAAATGCTCCGATGAATCACTTGCATAAATGGTATCTTGTGGAGGCTGAACGGTATCGAGTTTTGGGTGACAAAATCGCAGCCATTGAGTGTTATGACCAAGCCATAACTCTTGCTAATAAACATCAGTTCATCAACGAAGAAGCTCTCGCCAACGAACTAGCCGCCAAATTTTACCTCGGCTGGGGTAAACACCGCATAGCTGGGGAATATATAACAAACGCCTACTACAGCTATGCTCGCTGGGGCGCTAAAGCCAAGGTTGCCGACTTGGAAAGACGCTATCCTCAACTCCTGGCCCCCATATTACAGCAAACCCGTTCTCCCTTCTCTACTAACGAAACTGTCTTTGCTTTGGAGAGTGTCACATCCACCAGTTCCCCCAGTACCAGCAGTAGCGTCTCTATTGCTTTAGATTTAGCTGCCATTCTCAAAGCTTCTCAAACTATCTCTTGCGAAATCGAATTTGAAAAACTGCTTTCATCGTTGCTTTCTATTCTCATCGAAAATGCTGGAGCCGAGAAGTGTGTATTAATGCTAATGGAGTCCGATAATTTACTGATTCAGGCATTGGCGGGGTTGAATCTAGAAAATAATGGAAATACCAAAGTTGATTTTTCTTCAATGTTGCTCAACCCACAACCCGTTAAAGACTCTATTGATGTACCAGTTGGCTTAATTAATAACGTCAAACGCAGCTTAAAACCTGCCGTGATTATTGATGCTAGCGTACATCCACAATTAATTAATGACCCTTATATTCAACAAAAGCAGCCCAAAAGTATCTTGTGTAGTCCGATTTTGCATCAGGGGAAGTTGCTTGGTGTGTTGTATTTGGAGAATAACTTAGCCACTGGAGCCTTTACAAGCGATCGCATTGAACTGCTAAACTTACTCTGCGCTCAAGCTGCCATTTCTTTAGAAAATGCCCGACTTTATCGAAATTCCCAGAACTATGCTCAACAGTTGGAACAATCTCTAGCAAAATTGCAGGATAGTGAAATCCGCTTCCAAAATTTGGCGAATAATATTCCTGGGATGGTGTACCAATTCCGTCTAGCAGCCGACGGTTCAACTTCAACACCCTACGTTAGCTCTGGCTGTTTGGATTTGTATGGTTTAACGCCAGAGTCAGTGATGACAGGGATGTATAGCCTTTATAGTATGCATCATCCTGAAGATGACGCAGCTATTGCAGAAGCAATTGCCTACTCTGCTCAAAATCTGACACCCTTTGAGCAAGAATGGCGGATTATTCTGCCTTCAGGAACCGTGAAATGGGTTCAATCTGCTGCTCGGGCAACACGACAAGCTGATGGCGCAACCCTATGGGACGGGTTTGTGATTGATATTAGCGATCGCAAACAAGTCGAAGCATCTCTAGCCAAAGAACGAGAGTTTTTAAACGCCATCATTCACAATATTACAGATGGAATCGTTGTCTGTGACGCTAGTGGCAAGTTGACTTTATTCAACAACGCAACTTGTGAGTTTCATGGCTTACCAATAAAATCTTTACCCCCAGAACAATGGGCAGAACACTTCAATCTCTATCAATCTGATGGTAAAACCCCCTTATCAACCACAGAAATCCCTTTATTTCGGGCTTTTCAAGGCGAAATAGTCGAAAATGCCGAAATGGTCATTGTGCCGAAATATGGTTCTACGAGAATTTTGTTAGCTAGCGGACAAGCGATCGTTGATTCTTCGGGTAACAAACTCGGTGCAGTGGTTGTAATGCGAGATATTAGCAGCCACAAAAAAGCAGGACTTGCTTTGCAGCAAAAATCACTTGATTTAGAACAAGCTCTCAAAGGACTACAACAAGCGCAATTACAAATGGTGCAAAGTGAAAAAATGTCTGCATTGGGTAACTTGGTTGCTGGTGTAGCTCATGAAATGAATAATCCTCTTGGTTTTATTGCTGCCAGTCTTAAACAAGCTAAACCCAGCATTGCCGATATTGTTGAACACTTAAAACTTTATCAGGTCAGCCAGCCTAATCCCACTGATGAGATTATCGAACATGCAATCGAGATTGACTTAGATTATACCTTAGAAGACTTGCCAAAAATGATTGATTCTATGACGATGGCCTGTGACAGGCTCAAAAATATCAGCACCAGTTTAAGAACTTTCTCTCGTGCCGATCGAGATTATAAAGTGCCATTTAATATCCACCAAGGTATTGATAGCACAATTTTAATTTTAAAACATCGTCTCAAGGCAAATGAACTACGTCCAGCGATTGAAGTGGTAACAAATTATGATGATTTACCTCAATTAGAATGTTTTCCTGGTCAATTAAATCAGGTCTTTATGAACATCCTCGCAAATGCAATTGATGCTTTAGATGAGTCAAATTCTGGACGAAGTTTGATAGAGATTCAAGCCAATCCTAACCGAATTACCATTAAAACTTCAAAAGAAAATAATCTAATTAAAATTGCTATTGCTGATAATGGTAAGGGGATGAGCGAGTCGGTTAAACAAAAGATTTTTGACCATTTATTTACTACGAAATCCGTTGGTAAAGGGACAGGGTTAGGATTGGCGATCGCTCGGCAAATTGTCGAAGAAACTCACGGGGGTAAATTGAGTTGTCATTCGGTTATAAGTGAAGGTACAGAATTTCTCATTGAAATCCCTGTATAATTTCTCTCTTGAATGTTAAACAACTTTAGATATCTGGGAATACTAAATCTGAAAACTTCAGGATTTAGCAATATGATTAACCCTCTTGTCAGTATTCCCGGATATCGCATCAGTGAAGAACTCTACAATGGTTCTAGAACCCTAGTTTATCGAGGGTATCGAGAGAATGACTCATTACCTGTAGTCATTAAACTGTTGAAGAATCCATATCCGGGTTTTAGCGAATTGGTGCAGTTTCGCAATCAGTACACCATTGCTAAAAATCTTAACTCACCTCTCATCCTCACTACCCATAGTCTGGAAGCCTATCAAAATGGTTATGCGCTGGTGATGGAGGATTTTGGTGGGATTTCTTTAAAAGATTATTTTACCCATGTAGAGACGTTACACGCAACGTCTCTACAGGAGTTTTTAGAAATAGCGATCGCACTCTGCAATGCCTTAGATATACTCTACCGAGAGCGGATTATTCATAAGGACATCAAACCAAGCAATATTTTAATTAATCCTAAAACCAAAGAAGTTAAATTAATTGACTTTAGTATTGCATCTCTACTACCACGAGAAACGCAAAGCATCCTCAGCCCCAATATTTTAGAAGGAACAATCGCTTATATTTCTCCAGAACAAACTGGCAGAATGAATCGCGGAATTGACTATCGGACTGATTTTTATTCTTTAGGTGTAACCTTCTACGAATTACTCACTGGAGTTTTACCATTTCTCTCAAATGATGCGATGGAATTGGTACATTATCATATTGCTAAATCAGCGCCTTTGGTTCATGTAATTAACCCAAAAGTTCCATCTATACTCTCAGAAATCGTCAGTAAATTAATGGCGAAAAATGCAGAAGATAGATATCAGAGTGCATTAGGACTGAAATTTGATTTAGAAAATTGTTTACATCAGCTACAAGTTTCTGGTACGATAAATGACTTTGAGATTGCACGAAGGGATGTGTGCGATCGCTTCATCATCCCCGACAAACTCTATGGACGAGAAACCGAAGTATCAACCCTACTCCAAGCATTTGATAGAGTCAGCCTTGGTGCAACAGAAATGATGCTGGTTGCTGGGTTTTCCGGTATTGGTAAAACGGCAGTTGTCAACGAAGTTCATAAACCTATTGTTAGACAACGCGGTTATTTTATCAAAGGGAAATTTGACCAATTTAATCGCAATATTCCCTTCAGCGCATTTGTGCAAGCATTCCAAGATTTAATGGAGCAATTATTAACAGAAAGTGATGCACAAATTCAGCAATGGAGAAATAAAATATTAGAGTCTGTGGGTGAAAACGGACAGGTAATTATTGAAGTCATCCCGGAATTATCAAGAATTATAGGTGAGCAACCATCGGTTTCAGAATTATTAGGAACGGCAGCACAAAATAGATTTAATTTGTTATTTCAGAAGTTTACCCAGGTCTTTACCACTGCTGAACATCCATTAGTGATGTTTTTAGATGATTTGCAATGGGCAGATTCAGCATCACTGAATTTAATACAATTATTAATGGCTGATACAAGTCATCTTCTTTTAATAGGTGCATATCGTGATAACGAGATCAATCCAGCCCATCCATTAATATTGACTTTGAGTGAAATTCAGAAAACAAATACAACGATAAATACAATTATTTTAGCTCCACTCAGCCAAATACAAATAAATAAATTAGTTTCTGAAAGCCTAAAATGTTCAGAAGATTTATCCCTGACTTTTTCTCAATTAATATATCAGAAAACTCAAGGTAATCCATTTTTTGCTACCCAGTTTCTGAAAGCCTTACATCAAGATGGACTGATTCTATTTGATTTTGAATTAGGCTGTTGGCAATGTGACATTGCACTGGTAACTCAGCAAGCAGTTACAGATGATGTTGTTACTTTTATGGCATTTCAATTACAAAAACTGCCTCCCTCAACTCAAAATATATTGCAATTAGCTGCTTGTATTGGCAACCAGTTTGATTTAATAACTTTGGCAATTGTTTCAGAACAACACCAAATCGAAACGGCTACTGACTTGTGGAAAGCTTTACAAGAAGGCTTGATTTTACCAATTAATGATATTTATAAATATTATCAGGAAGAGAGTAATAATAAATTGGTGCAGGAGAATGATAACTATAGTAAACAAATAGCTAAATATAGATTTTTACATGACAGAGTACAGCAAGCGGCTTATTCCCTGATTCCTGAGCATCAAAAAACAGCAACGCATCTAAAAATTGGACAGCTACTCGTCGAAAATTACTCTTTGATAGAACAAGAAGAAAAACTGTTTGATATCGTCGAGCATTTGAATAAGGGACAGGAATTAATTACTCAAGCAAATGAACGAGAAGCATTAGCAAAAATGAACTTAAGAGTTGGTCATAAAGCTAGAAATTCCACAGCCTACGCAGCAGCAGGAGATTATCTACAAACAGGAATTGAGCTACTAGATAGTAACTGTTGGCTTCATCAGTATGAATTAACCCTAAACCTCTACATCGCATCTGCTGAAGCTGCTTATTTGAATAGGGAATTTGACAAAATGGAACATCTAGCAGCAAAGGTGTTGCAATCAGCACAGACAATTTTAGACAAAATTAAAATTTATGACTTAAAGATTCAATATCTTGTGGTACAAAACAGATTGCATAATTCCCTGGAATTAGGATTACAAATTCTAGATGAATTAAACGTTGAGATTGCCAGTCCAGAATTAGTGAAAAAAGGCGTTAAATTACCTACACTATCTGATATTGACAGTAT
This Nostoc sp. KVJ3 DNA region includes the following protein-coding sequences:
- a CDS encoding AAA family ATPase — encoded protein: MVNPLVSIPGYRISEELYNGSRTLVYRGYRDNDSLPVVIKLLKNPYPGLGELVQFRNQYTIAKNLNSPLIIATYSLEPYQNGYALVMEDFGGISLKDYFTRVETLHTTSLEEFLEIAIALCNALDILYRERIIHKDIKPSNILINPETKEVKLIDFSIASLLPRETQSILSPNILEGTIAYISPEQTGRMNRGIDYRTDFYSLGVTFYELLTGVLPFLSNDAMELVHYHIAKSAPLVHAINPKVPSILSEIVSKLMAKNAEDRYQSALGLKFDLENCLHQLQVSGTINDFEIARRDVCDRFIIPDKLYGRETEVSTLLQAFERVSLGATEMMLVAGFSGIGKTAVVNEVHKPIVRQRGYFIKGKYDQFNRNIPFSAFVQAFRDLMEQLLTLSDPEIKKWKSKILSAVGENGQIIIEVIPELEIIIGQQSPVPELSGSAAQNRFNSLFQKFTQVFTSAEHPLVMFLDDLQWADSASLKLMQLLMTDTSHLFLIGAYRDNEVNSGHPFILTLGEIAKTQATINTITLAPLSQTKVNQLVADTLKCPEDLAWSLSQLIYQKTQGNPFFATQFLKALYEDKLIQFTPPTPPLVRGGWQYNIAQVNQQAVTDDIVVFMAKQLQRLPSSSQKVLQLAACIGNQFDLATLAIISEQSEIDTSADLWKALQSGLVLPISDTYKFYQQESFVNSQDEQKQMLSDNEQITVSYKFLHDRVQQAAYSLIPDEQKTVTHLKIGQLLLQNLSQIELDEKLFDIAMHLNLGQEFITQVSEREVLAQLNFKAGVKARNSTAYAAARVYLQTGIKLLQTNCWQNQYELTLNLYATAAEVASLNGDFDGMEQLATIILQKAQTILDKVKIYEIKIAAQTAQSQTLEAIAIARDVLGQLGVEFPTEVDEAKIDKALQAVASQLQGRQIAELLDLPVMSDRTAQAAMQLLGTLFAPVLLGIPGLMPFLSATMVNLSLQFGNAPASTVGYVIHGMVLCTFLGEVENGYNFGKLALSLLERFNTPELKSVTLHLFGAYIQHQQEPLRATRLTLKDGYTAGMDTGDFIYGGYNLSCDSHASFFAGVELDTCEPERAAYSVTLAQMKQFSALVYFGITWQTVKNLRETVSQPDCLIGESYDETVMIPKHHQDHELTAIATAYIYKLLLAYTYGNYQVALNYIGQANPYLMSTSGLIYFPIFHFYAALTHLALFPTQSEPEQAEILTQVETHQTTLHQWAKNAPMNHLHKWYLVEAERYRVLGDKIAAIECYDQAITLANKHQFINEEALANELAAKFYLGWGKHRIAGEYITNAYYSYARWGAKAKVADLERRYPQLLAPILQQTRSPFSTNETVFALESVTSTSSPSTSSSVSIALDLAAILKASQTISCEIEFEKLLSSLLSILIENAGAEKCVLMLMESDNLLIQALAGLNLENNGNTKVDFSSMLLNPQPVKDSIDVPVGLINNVKRSLKPAVIIDASVHPQLINDPYIQQKQPKSILCSPILHQGKLLGVLYLENNLATGAFTSDRIELLNLLCAQAAISLENARLYRNSQNYAQQLEQSLAKLQDSEIRFQNLANNIPGMVYQFRLAADGSTSTPYVSSGCLDLYGLTPESVMTGMYSLYSMHHPEDDAAIAEAIAYSAQNLTPFEQEWRIILPSGTVKWVQSAARATRQADGATLWDGFVIDISDRKQVEASLAKEREFLNAIIHNITDGIVVCDASGKLTLFNNATCEFHGLPIKSLPPEQWAEHFNLYQSDGKTPLSTTEIPLFRAFQGEIVENAEMVIVPKYGSTRILLASGQAIVDSSGNKLGAVVVMRDISSHKKAGLALQQKSLDLEQALKGLQQAQLQMVQSEKMSALGNLVAGVAHEMNNPLGFIAASLKQAKPSIADIVEHLKLYQVSQPNPTDEIIEHAIEIDLDYTLEDLPKMIDSMTMACDRLKNISTSLRTFSRADRDYKVPFNIHQGIDSTILILKHRLKANELRPAIEVVTNYDDLPQLECFPGQLNQVFMNILANAIDALDESNSGRSLIEIQANPNRITIKTSKENNLIKIAIADNGKGMSESVKQKIFDHLFTTKSVGKGTGLGLAIARQIVEETHGGKLSCHSVISEGTEFLIEIPV